TTAACTGCTCTTTCCACGCACATTGCAAACACAAATCCAAATAAAATGCGTGCGCCAGCATTTTATTTACCACTCAAAGTAGGTTTGAGCCTTTTTAATCGCATTTAGCGGAATCTCTACGCCATTTTCTAGCACAAGAACACTTTCGCTAACACTTACTAACTTGCCCTTAAATTCTTTTTTACCTGCAATTTCTTGAAGCGTTTTAACCTTAATTAACTCATTAATCGCGCCTTTATAATGCGCTAAGGTTTTCAAAACGCGTTCAATCCCGGGTGAGCTAACTTCTAAGTAATATTTTTCAAAATCTGGCATTTCTACATCTAGCAAAGGAGAGAGCGCAAGGCTCACCTCTTGACAATCATCAAGGCTTACACTTTTGGATTCCATATTTTTTGTGATACAAATACGCAAAATTTGATTTTCATTTTCTTTAAGAGTTAAAACATCATACAAATCAAATCCCAAACTCTCCACTAAAACTTTAATCTTATCTTCCAAATTTGGCGAAATTGTCATTTAAGATTCCTTTTCTTTGTTTTCACGCTCTTTTTGTAAAGCTTCAAAGATTTGATCAAGGCGATTTTCCTGCTCTAAGCTTCCATCAAAGATAAATTTAAAGTCTGGGCAACGAAACCAGCCTGTTTCCTCTAAGCAAAACGCCTTGATTAAACTATGTGCCTTTTTGAGCTGCTTTAAAATCTCTGCTTTTTCTTTTTCTGTGGCAAATGGTGCATTTAAAAACACTTCAGCAAAGTATTTTCCACGCGAACAACGCACATCAACAACATTAAGCGCATTTAAGCGCGTATCACTCAAATTTGCTAACGCACTAGGTAAAATCTCTTTTAAAAGGGATTGTGTGCGTGCTTGTTTTAGCATTAAAGCGTCCTTTGTTTTTCTACTTCTTTGTAAGTTTCAAACACATCGCCAATTTGAATATCATTATAATCCTCTAGCATAATTCCACACTCAAAGCCTTTAGCCACTTCTCTTGCATCATCTTTGAAGCGTTTTAATGAAGCAATATTTCCCGTGTGAATCACTACCCCATTGCGGATTAAACGCACTTTAATTCCGCGCTGAATTGTGCCTTCTGTAACAAAACAACCTGCAATTGTGCCAGCTTTTGCAATACTAAAGGTTTCTCTAACCTCTGCTTGCCCAGTATTTTCTTCTTCCATAACTGGTGAAAGAAGCCCGCCTAATAAAGCTTTAATATCATCTAATAAAGAATAGATAATAGAGTAGGTTTTAATCTCTATTCCAAGCTCTTTTGCCTTGTTTTTAACACTACCAGTTGGACGCACATTAAAGCCTAAAATCACGCAATTTGTGCTAGCTCCAGCGAGCGTTACATCACTCTCTGTAATGCCACCTACACCTTTGTGGATAATATTAACTTTAACTTCTTCATTTTGGAGCTTATCCAAACTTCCACGGATTGCTTCTAAGCTTCCTTGTGTATCTGCTTTAATAATCACAGGCAAAGTTTTTAACTGCCCTAAAGCAACCATTGAACTTAACTCATCAAAAGAAACCTTTGTGGAATGTGAAAGCTCTTTTTGACGCAAGTGTGCTGCACGCTTTTGCGCATAATCTCTAGCAATCGTATCATTTTCTACCGCTAAAAGCACAGAGCCAGCTGGTGGCACTTCGCTTAATCCTGTAATCACACCAACGCCAGATGGAGTAATACTAGAGATAGAACGCCCTAAATCATCACTAATTGCCCTAACTCTTCCAAAAGAAGTATCCGCAATAATGCTATCACCAACCCTTAGCGTTCCATTTTGCACAATAAGTGTTGCAACAGGACCTTTGCCTTTCTCTAAACTGCTTTCAATAACAATAGCGCGTGCAGGGCGATTTGGATTTGCCTTTAAATCTAAAATCTCTGCTTGCAAAAGAATTGTTTCTAATAAATCATCAATTCCTTCACCAGTTTTTGCAGAAATATGCACAAACTCATATTCTCCACCCCATTCAAGCGGTGTGAAGCCTAGCTCTGCTGCTTCAGCTTTAAGCTTATCTGGATTTGCATCAGGCTTGTCAATTTTATTAACTGCAATGATAATAGGCGCATTTGCCGCTTTTGCGTGGTTTAATGCTTCAATAGTTTGAGGTTTCACCCCATCATCTGCGGCAATAACAATAATTGCTACATCTGTAACAGAAGCTCCTCTAGCGCGCATTTCACTAAAGGCTTCGTGTCCGGGCGTATCAATAAAAGTAATCTCTCTACCACCCTTACTAATGGTGTAAGCACCAATATGTTGCGTGATTCCGCCTGCTTCACCTGAAGCAATTTTTGTATTTCTAATGTAATCCAACAAAGAAGTTTTGCCGTGATCCACATGCCCCATAATCGTAACAACCGGAGCGCGCGTAATTAAATGCTCTTCTTTGTCTTCATTATCGTGAAGTTGAGTATAATCTAACTCATCAGCAGTATTTAAAAGCTCCACTTGCACGCCAAATTCTTCCGCTAAAATTTCAATAGCGTCTTTTTCTAAAAAGTCGTTTTTAGTTACCATCATTCCAAGGCTAAAAAGCACTTTAATCACTTCACCGGTGGTTCTACCAATTTTCTCTGCAAATTCGTAAGCCCTAATTTCCTCTGGAATCTTGACCATACCACTTACGGCTTCTTGCACCTTTTGGACTTTTGGAGCCTTTTTGCGACTAGAACGCCTTGTGCTACCCTGCTCCATAAAAGGATTATGGCGTTGGACTTTAATACGCTCAGTTGTCGCCTTGCGTTCATTTTCTTCTTCGTCCATATCGCGTTCATCTTGCACACTTAAGTCAAATA
The Helicobacter winghamensis ATCC BAA-430 DNA segment above includes these coding regions:
- the rimP gene encoding ribosome maturation factor RimP, producing MTISPNLEDKIKVLVESLGFDLYDVLTLKENENQILRICITKNMESKSVSLDDCQEVSLALSPLLDVEMPDFEKYYLEVSSPGIERVLKTLAHYKGAINELIKVKTLQEIAGKKEFKGKLVSVSESVLVLENGVEIPLNAIKKAQTYFEW
- the rbfA gene encoding 30S ribosome-binding factor RbfA, with protein sequence MLKQARTQSLLKEILPSALANLSDTRLNALNVVDVRCSRGKYFAEVFLNAPFATEKEKAEILKQLKKAHSLIKAFCLEETGWFRCPDFKFIFDGSLEQENRLDQIFEALQKERENKEKES
- the infB gene encoding translation initiation factor IF-2; this translates as MDKIRISQIAKELSKTSKEVLQKAQELGFEVKTASSAVTATEADVLYNYILSGVNPNAGKESPKKTVTKDSKKDTKESAKSSAKAKSSTEKKPKATTSKTLKKDSMQENLPRESIKKATQEILQEKQEAPQETLQDTSKETLVTKEVNGQDNLAIKRTGLRIVKKRDFKETESIKESKKEERKESPRTLQDLLGNLEESHTQQKKKKKEKPSLQTSKNLGQQKMDLLDNREFQSVDDDEEEVILFDLSVQDERDMDEEENERKATTERIKVQRHNPFMEQGSTRRSSRKKAPKVQKVQEAVSGMVKIPEEIRAYEFAEKIGRTTGEVIKVLFSLGMMVTKNDFLEKDAIEILAEEFGVQVELLNTADELDYTQLHDNEDKEEHLITRAPVVTIMGHVDHGKTSLLDYIRNTKIASGEAGGITQHIGAYTISKGGREITFIDTPGHEAFSEMRARGASVTDVAIIVIAADDGVKPQTIEALNHAKAANAPIIIAVNKIDKPDANPDKLKAEAAELGFTPLEWGGEYEFVHISAKTGEGIDDLLETILLQAEILDLKANPNRPARAIVIESSLEKGKGPVATLIVQNGTLRVGDSIIADTSFGRVRAISDDLGRSISSITPSGVGVITGLSEVPPAGSVLLAVENDTIARDYAQKRAAHLRQKELSHSTKVSFDELSSMVALGQLKTLPVIIKADTQGSLEAIRGSLDKLQNEEVKVNIIHKGVGGITESDVTLAGASTNCVILGFNVRPTGSVKNKAKELGIEIKTYSIIYSLLDDIKALLGGLLSPVMEEENTGQAEVRETFSIAKAGTIAGCFVTEGTIQRGIKVRLIRNGVVIHTGNIASLKRFKDDAREVAKGFECGIMLEDYNDIQIGDVFETYKEVEKQRTL